The proteins below are encoded in one region of Clostridiales bacterium:
- a CDS encoding glycoside hydrolase family 38 C-terminal domain-containing protein yields MQTLEDKLKSVKDSGTDYYGKRLYSELEFAIELSKAKSGKYDDLIDKAMDYSVAEVSKTGSISEEICSHAENMLFQVAKEAKRYRVICAAHAHIDMNWMWRWDETAAVALDTFRTMLNLMDEYPDFKFSQSQASVYRIMEDYDPDMLSEVKKRIDEGKWEVTASTWVECDKNMPNGESLSRQLLYTKKYLSKLLGIDPNSLKIDFEPDTFGHSVNIPEILSDGGVKYYYHCRGYEGYNIYRWTAPSGKSVIAYHEPYGYNSDINPSMFLFVPEFCRNYNINTALKVYGVGDHGGGPTRRDIERIIDMNKWPVFPRIEFGTFHEYFNYLDNSGADFPEVKGELNFVFTGCYTTQSRIKAGNRITEAVLNEAEAFSALSSLYTGFKYRNGSFSKAWEDVLFNQFHDIIPGSGIIDTREYAMGNYQRALAIANSEKSKALRNIANLIDTREYADPDIDIKETTSEGAGVGFGVSDFKISQCDRGKGTKRVFTVFNPADIDREENVEITVWDWQGNIESIIFMDSYGNTVPHMLLKNGFDYYWGHSYIKILLEVKVPSYGYSIYVMNGGSKGIEVPRSEYPRVEKEDNFILENSRVKIVFDKNNASIRSFIDKKSGEEMIDAGKPSGIFRLIEEDTNKQMTAWIVGRYMNITNLNRDVRIKNISYPSGNLRQGIHYEIPFRNSYLKVDAYLDDNSTALKYDVECRWLEVGENGICIPQLNFIMSVNYKVASYVYDVPFGTIERQPMDMDVPAGNFSLAKRSERGKKAVMLVTNNKYGFRGFENSIAVTLIRSSYDPDPYPELGVHKFSFEIQLADETSRKALIDSSYCFNHPMSTLPVGVHGGKLKKTNGFISLEEGNVAVSAIKAPEGGYESESGIKNRLIMRVYETEGQNGNVVFKFYNAPKMACFMDINENIIETDLGIEIMGKRVKFDIKPYSIANICIEF; encoded by the coding sequence GTGCAGACTTTAGAAGATAAATTAAAAAGCGTTAAAGATTCCGGTACGGATTATTACGGCAAACGGTTATATTCAGAACTGGAATTTGCGATCGAGCTTTCTAAGGCAAAATCGGGAAAATATGACGATTTGATCGATAAGGCGATGGATTATTCCGTTGCTGAAGTGAGCAAGACCGGCAGTATCAGCGAAGAAATATGCAGCCATGCGGAAAATATGCTCTTCCAGGTTGCAAAAGAAGCTAAAAGATACAGAGTCATATGTGCCGCCCATGCACATATAGATATGAACTGGATGTGGAGATGGGATGAAACCGCTGCAGTTGCATTGGACACATTCAGGACCATGCTTAATCTGATGGATGAGTATCCTGATTTCAAGTTTTCACAATCGCAGGCTTCGGTCTATAGGATCATGGAAGATTACGACCCTGACATGCTCTCTGAAGTAAAGAAGAGGATTGATGAGGGAAAATGGGAAGTCACTGCATCTACATGGGTGGAATGTGATAAAAACATGCCAAATGGCGAAAGCCTCTCAAGACAGTTGCTATATACAAAGAAATATCTTTCCAAACTTCTTGGGATAGATCCTAATAGTTTGAAGATTGATTTTGAACCCGATACGTTCGGACACAGCGTCAATATTCCTGAAATATTGTCGGATGGCGGCGTAAAATATTATTATCACTGCAGGGGATATGAAGGATACAACATTTACAGGTGGACTGCGCCGTCAGGGAAGTCCGTAATTGCATATCATGAACCTTATGGATACAATTCGGATATTAATCCGTCGATGTTTTTATTCGTTCCGGAGTTTTGCAGAAACTACAATATAAATACCGCACTCAAGGTATATGGCGTCGGAGACCATGGCGGTGGGCCTACGAGAAGGGATATAGAAAGGATAATCGATATGAATAAGTGGCCTGTATTCCCAAGGATAGAATTCGGCACTTTTCATGAGTATTTCAATTATCTTGATAATTCCGGAGCCGATTTTCCAGAGGTTAAGGGGGAGCTTAATTTTGTATTTACAGGCTGCTATACCACGCAAAGCAGGATTAAAGCCGGCAACAGGATAACCGAAGCTGTACTTAACGAAGCAGAGGCTTTCTCGGCTCTGTCATCGCTTTATACAGGTTTTAAATACAGAAACGGTTCTTTTTCGAAAGCGTGGGAGGACGTACTGTTTAACCAGTTTCATGATATTATCCCGGGATCGGGCATCATAGATACGCGGGAATATGCCATGGGTAATTATCAGAGGGCACTGGCAATTGCAAACAGTGAAAAGAGTAAAGCCCTTAGAAATATTGCAAATTTGATAGATACAAGAGAATATGCCGATCCCGATATCGATATTAAGGAAACGACATCGGAGGGGGCGGGTGTAGGGTTTGGCGTTTCGGACTTTAAGATCTCCCAGTGCGACAGGGGAAAGGGTACCAAAAGGGTGTTTACAGTATTCAACCCGGCGGACATAGACAGAGAAGAAAATGTTGAGATTACAGTTTGGGACTGGCAGGGAAACATAGAATCCATCATATTTATGGATAGCTATGGTAATACCGTTCCTCATATGCTCCTTAAAAATGGATTTGACTATTACTGGGGGCATTCGTATATAAAAATCTTGCTCGAAGTGAAAGTACCGTCGTACGGGTATTCAATTTATGTGATGAATGGCGGCAGCAAGGGAATCGAAGTACCCCGCAGCGAATACCCTCGTGTTGAAAAAGAGGATAACTTCATACTGGAAAACAGCAGAGTAAAAATAGTATTTGATAAAAATAATGCATCCATAAGGTCGTTTATAGATAAGAAGAGCGGAGAGGAAATGATAGATGCGGGCAAGCCATCCGGCATATTCCGGCTTATAGAAGAGGATACCAATAAGCAGATGACTGCATGGATTGTAGGAAGGTATATGAATATAACAAATCTCAACCGGGATGTCAGGATAAAGAATATCAGTTATCCAAGTGGAAATTTAAGGCAGGGCATTCATTACGAGATACCCTTTAGAAACTCATACCTTAAAGTAGATGCATATTTAGATGATAATAGCACCGCTTTAAAATATGATGTTGAATGCCGCTGGCTCGAAGTTGGGGAAAACGGAATATGCATTCCGCAGCTTAATTTCATAATGTCTGTAAACTACAAGGTTGCATCTTATGTATACGATGTACCTTTTGGAACAATTGAAAGGCAGCCTATGGACATGGATGTACCTGCAGGAAATTTCTCTCTTGCAAAACGCAGCGAAAGAGGCAAGAAAGCCGTGATGCTTGTGACAAACAACAAATATGGATTCAGGGGATTTGAAAATTCCATAGCGGTGACGCTGATCAGAAGCTCTTATGATCCGGATCCGTATCCTGAGCTTGGAGTTCATAAATTCAGTTTTGAGATACAATTAGCAGATGAAACATCAAGGAAGGCGCTTATAGATAGTTCATACTGCTTTAACCATCCTATGTCAACGCTGCCTGTAGGCGTTCATGGGGGAAAGTTAAAGAAAACAAACGGTTTTATATCGCTTGAAGAGGGCAATGTGGCTGTTTCAGCGATAAAAGCCCCCGAAGGTGGGTACGAATCAGAGTCTGGCATTAAGAATCGGTTAATAATGAGGGTTTATGAGACCGAGGGACAAAATGGAAATGTTGTATTCAAATTTTATAATGCGCCAAAGATGGCATGCTTTATGGATATAAATGAAAATATCATTGAAACGGATTTGGGAATCGAGATAATGGGAAAAAGAGTGAAGTTTGACATAAAACCATACAGCATAGCAAATATCTGCATTGAATTCTAA